TTCCTGTATTCCCTCCCCTCAGTGAAGCTGACCAGGGGAATGGACATTATAGGCAAGAAGCATTGTACTCTGAAGTCTGGGCTGAATCCACCTGGCAAAGGAACTGGGTTGAACTCAGCAGCAGAGTATCTATCACATTCACCTTTTTCCTCAGAGATACCAGCTGGTGCTCACTTTAGAGGCTTTGAGTTATGAGGTTTATGTGTTAATATTTTACTAATAGTTAAAACTTTCAAGTTTCAGCCAAAAAAGTATATActctgattcaaaaaaaaaaaaagataaacactgAAAATCAGACATATAGTTAGTGCAAGGGACTTAAGACATTTTATATTGAATCTAacatattcctttttttccacTACCTTTCTTGACTAACAAAAACAGAGGTGTACCCCCATCAAAAGACTTACATTTCTTATGTCCTTGTGCTGATTGTTTCATGTGATACTATCCTTACCATAGTTCATTTATTAGCACTCATAATGCACGTATTTGATTTTCTCAGAACAGTAAAGAATTAAAATTCACACACACTTGTGTTGCCTTTAAAGTCCTGTAACAGATGGACTGAACGTTCAAAAcattttatgaaggaaaaaataaaagtcttatttcagttactgtgtCCATAATTCTTGGCCTTTCACTGGGAAGCTGCAAGATGTCCTTGAATAAGATCCTGAACACGGGACAGAATGATCTCATTAGAACTGCTGCAATTCTCTGGACCATATGGTGGGTCTATAGTCAGGACCCCAGCCACACAGAGAGTCCTTTGTGAATCTCCCTGTTCAGTGATGGGGATGTGGTTCTTCTCAAGCCATTTCTTtaggctgttcttcctcttctccagATCCTCAGGGCTGTATGCCTTGCAGTCTCCTGACATGAACAAATGACTCAGCTTCTCTCTCACTCTAGGGTGGCCTTCATTCACGGTTTCAACAGTCTGCACAGCATGTCCCATAAGTCCGGTCACAGACATGCTGCCATCTTCAAGGAAATTCACGAGGACAATACTTGGGAGAAAAAGTAAGTTCAAAGCAGATTTGTAAAAGTAAAACCTGAAGGCCCATAAAAATATGGAAGAAGCAATGGAATGCGAGGCGTCATATACCCCAATAGGTCTTGGAATACTAGGGAATGTTCTTCCCTGTTTAAAATTAATCCTCTCATCACCAAATGTTTTTCGCTTGTTTAATAAGCTTCACTGAGGGCCCTacacatctgaattttttctccaGCCTAAAGCTAACCATTGAGGGATTTAGTTAAAGCATAACTTAGAATTATGAATGGCTTAAAtatgtattagaaaagaaaaaagggctcAGAGTTaacttttaaagttaaaaaaatgaataaaaaaaaaaactgaataattCCCCTTTAAAGTGgaccaaagaaaacaacaagcacaaaattaatgaaacagacaACAAGAGTTAATAAGAGAACTGTCAAAGCCaggttggttctttgaaaaaaacataaaattcattaaACTCAGGCAACAttactaataaagaaaaaaggcacaTATAAATAATATTAGGAATAAGGAAGCAAAGATTAAcagtataaaatattaagaataagtTTATGCCAATAATTTTGaaacttaaaacagaaaacatcctagaaaatataaattaccatTCACTCAAAGAGAGAATGTAAATAGtactgtatcttttttttctcttttcactaaagtatcattgatatacaatcttacgttggtttcaaatTACAAcccaatggttcaacagttacccatattattaaattctcaccccatctggtgcagttactatctgtcaacacagaaagatgttacagaatcattgactatattctccatgctaatAGTACTATATCTTTAATAAGAACTGAATAAAAGTTTAACATCTACTCTTGGTGGAAGGAAAAAAGATCCAGCAATTTTACTGACAAAGTCTATATACTTTTCAAGGATGATATTTCTAACCAAACCAAATTCTTCCAGATACTATAAAAGGGAGACAATGCCTCACCCCATCTGATGATGCTAAAATAACCTTGATATCAAAAGTAGAGAAggggataattaaaaaaaaaaaaagctaatgtcACTCATGaatacaaatgcaaaaatcctaaatagaATATGATAGGATATGATGTAGTATGAAGGAAATTTCACTTCTATGGTTTTCTTCCCCAAAACTTATAAGCTCAttgtatttatgaaaaaatatcacACAATCCCAAATTaagagacattctacaaaatacctcacctgtactcttcaaaagtgtcaaggtcatgaaaaataaggaaagactgAAAATCACAGATTGGAAGAGATTAAAAAGACATGATAATTAAGTAATGTGGGATCCTGGACTGGATGCTGGAACAGAAAAGGGTCATTAGTGGAAAAACTGCTAAAATCCAAATGATTACAGTTTAGTTAATGTAAATTTTAGTCTGACAAATGTATCATAGTTATACGTAAGATGCCCACATTAAAGAAAGCTGGATAGATGGGTACTCTTTgtactttcttttctgtaaatctcaaatcatttccaaaaaataaaaagtgtgtgtatgtatcaccATCTTTAAAGTAGTCTTGCAAAAAATCAATCTGATATGAATACCAGTTTAAAGGAAATAGGATTAGAGAACATGTTAAAAACTACACGCATGAAATGCAATGACTTAAATCTAGAATGTGTTCAATTCCGTAAGACATATGACTTCATTTCTTCaagaaataaatgacatgaaAACATATGTAGAGTTATAGATTAAGATACTCAAGAGACTTAACAACCAAATTGATAAACCAATATGAAAAGATACTTTTGAGACAATCAGGCAAATTTGAACATAGAATGAAAATTAACTAATTATTAAAGTTATTATTACTTTCGTTAGGTATTACAGTGCTATTAAAGAGTCCTGATCTACTAAGAGATATATTGAAGTATTTATGAACAAAATTGCATGATGTCTGCAACTGGCTTTAAAATATCTGGAAGAGGGGGTAAGGTGTTTTCTATACTAGTTTCTTTACATTTGTGTTATGTGAAGTTTtccaataaaaattaagaaaagaagtgTCTCATTTCTACAAACTTGTCTGGTCTGACAAAGTAATCCATAGTCAGAACAGCAGTTAGATTCAAAGGCAATAAAATTCTTATGTGGGCATTATTAGCCTTTCATTCATCTGCTTTTCCATTTATCAGAGTTTGGATATGACATGtaggaggcacaaaggggtgtCATGATTTCAGGGAGGCAGGATTCATACTCACTTGGCAGAGACTGGGTCTGTGGTTAAAACCCATCCTTTATATTCCTTCTCACTGGCTGTCACTCTGACTTCCTTGTAAGTGTAATCTTGCCATTCTAAGGGGCCTTTTTTCATCCACTCTGTCATGGCTGCCTGCTGGCTAGATCTGAAACCACCACCAGTTCGGGTTAATACGTTTCACACAAGCACATGTCTTACCCCTAATCTCGGTCCTAGAGATAAAGAACATCCGTGATTTGCCTCAGGAAAAAAGTTAGCATTACAGTTCAATCGGAAAGCCAAGGGGCACCGGGTCCCCGCAGAGCCCATTTGGGGGGTAGCTCGTCTGGCATACTTATATTCCATCCCGCAATACCTCTCCAGATCGCTTTCACTCTGGCTTTGAACTCTGGGCTGCGGGTGCTAAAACGCTTTAACTCTGTTCTCCTTCGATCAAAAGAGCTGACTCCACACAACTTTTAGCCAAAACTGGTAAGGAAAACTCCTCTGATATCCCCCACTTGCTCTTTGGCTCAGTGTCTCCGTTGGATCCCGCCACAAGAAGGCCCCGGATTTCTGACAATTTCCTCTTAAAATCTATATGGGAGGATGCTTAACCGAGGGGCAGCAGCTAAGACTAGAGCTCAGATTCCCTGGCCTCGCCTGCAGCCGTATGATACCTAGAGCTATGCTCAGACCTAGGGTTACTTAACATTTAATGctgacaaatgagaacaataccAGCCAGAAGTTAACGCGCTGCGTTCTCGGCAACCACGCTGTGGAGTCTCTCGAGCGGAGCCCGCCATGATCCAGCATGCTTTGCCCCATGTCGTCACTTCCTTCCCCCAGGATTCTCTGTTTTGTAGTCCTTGGCCTTGGGCGCACCCTTACAGATCTGAGTCGCGGGTCCTGGCTTGAGGGAGGCCGGGTGCCGGGGTTCCGGTAGGGCGGAGAGCCTGTGTAATAGTGATAAGCCTCCCCGCTCCGCTCCACTGCCACAATGGGTATTTCAATTTTATGTTTCTAAAGAGGAAGGGTCTCGGGCCAGCTCCTCGTTGACATTAGATGCGGAAATACACCTTTGCTGTGGAATCCAAACACACGAACCTTCTAGGTGAATCCTAAAGCTCTACAAGTGTAAGTTAAAGTGCCTGAGAGAAGAGCCAAggtatttcttgtttgtttggcCTGTGTAAGGCAATTATGATGCCTGTTTCTTTGGGATGTGTCCTTGGTACAGGCCTGCAGGGAGTACAGAAGCCGGAAAGAAAAGTGCAGGATTGGGTTGAATTCCACCTAGCAGACCACTCACTATAAACGGGGTAcccctcctttccccacctccactccccAGCCCCAGTGGAAAATGCAAAGACTCTTCTGCCACAGATTTCTGGTCACGTGCTTAGTTGGCTTCTGGCATAATccagaatatttttttcagaCTGTGATAACTGAAAAAACGGTACAAGGTGATAAATGTTGAGTTTCTGCAAATGTGAACACCAAGGGAGATTTACAAAAACTGAACTGGAGGACTGTCGAACCACGATCTAGAAAACATTGAAAATTTTCCTATACTGCTTAGCATTTGAGTTCCGTATAATCCTTAAAGTATATTGATTCTTACTATCGTCTTTTCAAATAATCCTGCAACCTTCACCCATTGAATGACTGATTATATTAATGTGGCTTTAGTGGATTAAAGTAGATTTTAGGAGTTAAAGTCCTCTGTAAAGCTACAAAGAGCTAATGTAAGTATCAATTGTTACTACAATTGTGAAGGAAACATTTGACCTCATAAAAATTCGGTCCAAAAGAGCTACAACCAGTAGTGTATTTTAAGCCTTCTAACTGTACTGCAGAATGAAAGGCTTTGAAGAAACTAGTTGCAAGCTTAATTAAAATACCCCTTTTGAAATAATGAGACTGGGCGCagtttccctctcttctctccccctctccctttaGTCTCCTAGCTGAACTAAAGGTTTATTCCCAGCATCTGCTGATGTATATCACTGGCTTATAACAGACTGAGCCCAACCCACTACCTAACAACGTTTTCAGAAAGCCCCTCTCCTGTAGCCagtcctcagtaaattcagatgGTGCTACTTCctgtctccctgcccacccatactCTTGGTCTCCCCTGGTACCTCCCTCATACCATTTGGTGTCCCTTCTCTCAGATTCTCTACTTTTCTCTCactttcccctccctctccttcctaaAGTTGGCCTCCCCTCagatctacacacacacaccctttcctCTGCCTTATTGCTTATTTTAGATTTTGGagtatattttgtttaatttcagcacaggaaatgtttttgaaagaaaCTTTTCTCAATGCCCTGAAGAAAATCAGAAGTTAAGAAAGTTGTCAATAGTCTTCTACTGCTCACTGTTCTTTATCATGGTTCAAAGATAAACCTGCCTTGGCCAAATTATTGCAAATCTCAAATCAAGTGTTGGTTCTTAAAAGCAGGTAGAAAATGAGAGTGGGGTCATATATttactatgtatattttattcaAGTGAAGGTCAGAAAAAAATGACTCTGGTCATTTCAGCCCAAGATTCCTTTTTAAGTTctgact
This genomic interval from Manis javanica isolate MJ-LG chromosome 1, MJ_LKY, whole genome shotgun sequence contains the following:
- the GEMIN6 gene encoding gem-associated protein 6 — its product is MTEWMKKGPLEWQDYTYKEVRVTASEKEYKGWVLTTDPVSANIVLVNFLEDGSMSVTGLMGHAVQTVETVNEGHPRVREKLSHLFMSGDCKAYSPEDLEKRKNSLKKWLEKNHIPITEQGDSQRTLCVAGVLTIDPPYGPENCSSSNEIILSRVQDLIQGHLAASQ